In the genome of Salmo trutta chromosome 39, fSalTru1.1, whole genome shotgun sequence, the window cctctatgcactcgctatgtccgattttaaaatagcttttcggtgaaagcacattttgcaatattgcaagtagatagcccggcatcacagggctagctatttagacacccaccaagtttggcactcaccaaagtcagatttactataagaaaaatgttattacctttgctgttcttcgtcagaatgcactcccagaacttctacttcaataacaaatgttggtttggttcaaaataatccatagttatgttcaaatatcctctgttttgttcgtgcgttcaagacactatccgaatggtaaagaagggtgacgcgcacgacgcatttcgtgacaaaaaaattctaaatattccattaccgtacttcgaagcatgtcaaccgctgtttaaaatcaatttttatgcaatttttctcataaaaaagcgataatattccgaccgggaaagcgtgtttaggttcaaagagagagaaaataaaaacatggggtctaCTCGTGCACGCGCCTGCGTCCCattctgatagagcacttaccaaaagcgctaatgtttttcagccagtggctggaattacatcattcagctttttcccggccttctgagagcctatgggagccgtaggaagtgtcacgttacagcaaagatcctcagttttcattaaagagagccaagaagaacaagaacttgtcagataggtcacttcctgtaaggaatcttctcaggtttttgcctgccatatgagttctgttatactcacagacaccattcaaacagttttagaaactttagggtgttttctatccaaagccaataattatatgcatattctagtttctgggcagtagtaataaccagattaaatcgggtacgttttttatccggccgtgcaaatactgccccctacccccaacaggttaaacaatttaaaggcaatgctaccaaatactaattgagtgtatgtaagcttctgacccactaggaatgtgatgaaagaaattaaagctgaaataaattattctctctgctattattctgacgtttcacattttttaaataaagtggtgatcctaactgaactaagacagggaatttttactaggattaaatgtcagaaattgtgaaaaactgagtttaattgtatttggccaaggtgtatgtaaaacttCCAACTTCATCTGTAGTCTACCTGACcctggcaaatggtttctggaacGAAGACTGCAAAACTGAGAGGTGCTGGAGGatccggctcaaattaagcacCGCCCTTCTCATATAATGAGGTAGGGCCATCCCAAGGATCCCTGAATGCATGGACGATTGCACCAAAGATAGGCCACAACCAGTCGTTTCCGATGGGGAACAGATGAGCCATAGCgggcagagccaagcaccagCTACCGAGATCCAATTGCCGCGTTCTAGCACACATCTGCATATTTCTGTTAGCCACCTCCTCCTCTGTGAAGCACTTGTGTGCAATAACTCATTTCGCCTTTACATTCCTTCTGAACAacgcaattaaaaaaaaaaacctttgcAAAAgttaaagtctacaaaacttagtccactctgttcataacagattttagttttgggaacagaactaTATTAAGATCAGATGTTTCATTGATTagaacatttgcagaatgtcggccaaaatccatctcgttccatcttctcccacttccAGCCATCGggcttcctctctctaccatatttggcagtgagtggaaacgctaagcggatgcttcacatttatacatccggtgaaatatctgtctcattgttctgtggTTGCACTGTGGTAGTGGGGGAACAGGAAgttccaggcaggcaggcaggcatcatTCTTCACAATAAAGAAAGCGCAAGAATTGTGATGTTAAGAAGATAACCTTTGTGTCTGTTTCTATTTATTAATACAGGTATGGAATAGCAGGTTTAAACTTCCTAATATCAAAAGAACATGTCATTCCATGCTAGGTAACAAATCTGTTAAGGTATTATCACGTTTGGTAAagggttgatgtgttattttTGTGTCAAACCAAGTGAAGAACGTGATAACTATTTTACAAGCCACATAGCTAGAGACTTTGGGATTGTCTGAGTGGATGTACATAATTTTCTCAATGTCATTTCATAAATAATCCATTTATTTGAGATTTCTAAGTTCGTTTTGCATGTTATTGGTTTTGTGTAAAATTCACAAGCTGGGAAAACCGCGGCGCCCACTCTGTCTGCGTCGAAGAGAGTCAATTTTATGTAGTAATATTCAGACTCATTCAGTTTCTATCTTTGTCTATAAATGTTAATATGATGTGAACGGGAAATACAATTGGTTTTTGATTGACATAATACAGTGAAGACAAGGTTATTCAGGAAAATAGTACATAGTGCTGCCTAAAACATACTACAACCTTGTACTAAATGGTTTTTGAGTAATTTATTAATTTATGTAAATCCAAGAAATCTACTATAGGTTAAGATTAGTTACGTTGTGTAGCGTGTACTTTGTCTAATTTGAATAAATTAATGTTTTGTTGTCAATGCTTACCTACCTGATCTATTGAAATGAGATGGacaggagctcactggagctgagtaccggcacttcaattttctactgcttgagctcatgttctcatagaatattacctcaacagtattgtggagctcctgcatcTAAATATTAACAGTACCGCCCCCAAAATGAGTATCGAcaactatttcagtccaagtcaagcactgatttAGATAATTGAACAAGAAAAAATAGAATATATTTTAATAGAGAATAAAGAACGTGCCAGAACTGTCAAGACAATAACTTTTTGTGTCTGTTATTCATTGTTACTACAGGACGACTAGAAGTAAATCTGAAGCGGGTAACATCAATAGTGAGGATaaacccagcctgcctctctccttccacactgctgaatgtcaacattaaagatgaagaagaggaggaggagaagattgggacatctgtttctcatggtaagagCAGGTTGTATCTGACGAAGTTTGCTGTTCATTCCAACTTCCCACTGTGTATGAAAAGTTGCAGTAGAACTGTTTCATGATGAACTGTTTCAATGAGAAGGTAGATGTTATTTTATGCTACTCAGACTTGCATACCAGTATTGCCAGcattttgttttattcactgggttatctggagtgatcagagagtaGACTAAAGAAGTGAAGTAGACAAACTGCCAGTGTTTTACAGTTCTATGAAATTACTCTTCTTTTTATAACCTttttttatctaggcaagtcagttaagaacaaattattatttatattgacggcctacccccggccaaacccggacgatgctgggccaattgtgcgccgccctatgggactcccaatcacggccggatgtgatacagcctggttaCAAACCCTTGtcatagtgagtggaggatgatatggcTCATAATGTTCACGACTTTTACCCACTTTTAGAATAGTTTTATTCCCTTTGTATTGTACAGCCTACTGATATGAATACGTATgtcacccggtacagccagaagaggactggccacccctttgagcctggttcctctctacgtttcttcctaggttcctgcttgCTAGGGAGTTTTTCGTGGCCActttgcttctacacctgcattgcttgctctttggggattgaggctgggtttctgtaaagcactttgtgacaacttcTAATGTAATAATGGCTACATAAAATACATGTGATTGACATGTATATCACACCAACTGTATGTTTCTTCtgatgttgttcacacaggagactgTTGAGACATCCTCTACATCCAGAGTgcaacagcaggaagatcacaGAGCTAAGAGGTCTCACCACTGCCCACATTGTGAGGAGATTTTCCCATTTCTATCAAAGCTAAAAATACACCTCAAAATACACCCAGGAGAGAATCGGTATTCCTATACTGACGGTGGGAAGAATTTCACAACATCCAAGGCTctgacagttcatcagagagtgcaCACAAGAGAGAAgacttactcctgctctgactgtgtaaaatgcttcacaacatcaacttggctaaaagttcatcagagaacacacacaggagagaagccttactcctgcgcTGATTGTataaaatgcttcacaacatcagctaagctaaaagttcatcagagaacacacacaggagagaagccttacttctgctctgCCTGTGGGGCGAGTTTCTCTCTAATGTGCAACTTAAAACgacatgaacgtatacacacagaGAAGctttactcctgctctgactgtgcgGCGAGTTTCTCTCTACTGTGCAAATTAAAACGACATGaatgcatacacacaggagagaagccttactcctgctctgactgtggaaagagtttctctcgactgggccacttaaaaacacatgaacaaaaacatacaggagagaagccttactcctgctctgactgtggaaagagtttctctctaCTGGGCCACTTAAAAATACACCAACATATacatactggagagaagccttactcctgctctgactgtggaaagagtttctctcgacCGGGCcacttaaaaacacatgaacaaaaacatacaggagagaagccttactcctgctctgactgtggaaaatgcttcacaacatcaactgagCTAAAAATTcatcaaagaacacacacaggagagaagccgtacTCCTGCTCTGAGTGTGTAAAATGCTTCCCAACATCAACTAggctaaaagttcatcagagaacacacacaggagagaagccttacatcTGCTCTGACTGTGCGGCGAGTTTCTCTCTACTGTGTAACTTAAAACGACATGAaagtatacacacaggagagaagccttactcttgTTCTGACTGTGCGGCGAGTTTCTCTCTACTGTGTAACTTAAAACgacatgaacgtatacacacaggagagaagccttatcactgcacTGACTGTAAGAAGAGGTTCTACAGATTGGGCCATTTAAAAAGACACCAATGTATACATAAAGGAGAGAAGCCTCATTTCTCTAAGACCAGCTAATATTAGACACTCCACTTAAGTATCATGTCATTAAATAATTGGCAGTGAAGAAAGTGTAAAACACTATTGTAACCCTATAGTTTCTCACTGTGAGAGAACTGTGCCGAGGAAAGGGAGCGTTATAGCATGTTAGCCTCTCTTTACTTTACTGATCAGTGTGCACCTTGTCAGTTTTGTTAATCTCAATAACTTTACATTAGAAACTAACTTAGGGTTGAATATCCTCTGTGAGACGTCTCACAATGGAGTCTGATGGTTGACTGGGTGGTACTGCTTCCCTCTGCAGTTTTCTGTGGAATGAGCTGGTAGACACAACAtactctgagtgtacaaaacattaaggacaccatgacatagactgaccaggtgaatccaggtgaaaagctATGATCCTTAATGATGTATTTGTGGTGTATTTATTATGTATCCCCATTTGCTTTCATCAAAAAACAAGAAACTGCGGTTGCAGTGGGCTAAGGAATGAAAAGACTGGACACTGGAAAATTGGAAATAtattgcctggtctgatgaatcctggttcctgctgtttcatgctgatgggaggactagggtatggaggaAACCACGAGTACATGCATCCAGTGGTGGGAAAATTACCTAACtttcatatttgagtaaaagtaatgaTACCTTAATAGAATTACTCATGTGAAAGTCAcccattaaaatactacttgagtaaaagtatttggttgtaaatatacttaagtatcaaaagtaaaagtatgaataatttcaaattctttaAATTAAGCAGACCAGATTGCACAATTGTCTTTTTTAAATTTTATATTACGGATACccaggggcacattccaacacataatttacaaacggagcatttgtgtttagtgagtccgccagatcagaggcagtagggatgaccagggatgttatcttgagaagtgtgtgaattggaccacttTCTGTCACGCTAATCATAAAAAATGTacggagtacttttgggtgtcagggaaaatgtatgaagtaaaaaatattttcttttctttaggaatgtagtgaaataaaagtagaagtcaacaatataaatagtaaagtacagatacccccaaaaacgacttaagtagttcTTCAAAAAAAATTACTtcattactttacaccactatatGCATCCATGCCGTGTGTAGGCATTGCAGGCTGGTGGTGTGATGGCGTGGGGTGTTTTCAGGGCCcacattgggccccttgataaaagATGAACAATGTTTGAATGCTGCAGGATGTCTaaacatcattgccaatcaggagcatcccttcatggcagcagtgtatccatctgcAAATAGATTTTTTCAGCAGGATTatgccccatgccacaaggcttgtccaggaatggttccatggAAACCgtgacagtgaattcagcttactgcagtggcctgccgagtcaccagatctcaatccaattgtgcATCTGTGGGAAGAGATGGAACAAGCTATTCGGAGTAGATCCActcccagccaacttgacacaattgtaggaagcattggagtcaacatggaccagcatccctgtggaacactctCAACACCTTGGACAGTCCATGTCGTGAtgaattgaggatgttctgaggataaaggggggtgcaactcaatattaggaaggtgttcctagtgttttgtacacagtgtatatcaGATAAAGAtggtgtgatgatcagttttTAGCATTAGTTTGGGTGGATTATTTTATATTACTAAACTTTTGTTTAATGATAAATGTAGAGCTTGTATGTATATCATGcactttttgaaatctgtcattgtgcccttgagcaaggcaattaacccttATTTGTCCAGTaagtcgctcttatccagagatctGCTAAATTACACAAATGTAATGAAAAATGTTTGTACATGAATTCATGCTCGGCAACCTCTCTTGTGTATAATTAAATGAAATAAACAGTTTGaagtgaaatactgtatatacaatacACAACATTACTGCTTTGTTGACCCTGTCCCTCTGGCCAGGGTAATAGTAAGCTGTATTTTGCAGCTGCTGttgttagtagcctacagtttccatacaatacagcatgtcagatcacAAATGATTAGGTGTATAGGCTTCTACATTTTTGAaagagtttttgcttgtgtctcTTAACTtttccttgtggtaaaaatgtgggtaaaacaaagtgtGAATTAAAAGTGTGAATCTCgaagcatcgtagcaccattaggttcAGGAAATCCACTTTTTGGAAGcgaaccactcgatttcgtccctacgttatatcggcatcgaacatgtcaccctccctaggagagggggtgacacTGACAATTtattaaaacgagaggctgcctggatctttcatttaaagacccttgctcccttcggtctcaacgtagactttgatctgaagccattcttgtgattgtgctattcattgtaaatgtttgtaggcctatgtagcaaaattgtatctatgatcgtatgctctCATTCATGTTTTTAgcatgttatttttatatctgagaattaaccaatgatatcggCACACCCGggcatgattacagacacctgtgtgtgtcctttgacactatataaactagtgacccagaGTGTTTGTCAttacaccctgatgaagacagcttgtctgtggaAACGTTGTATATTAGGTAATTAAATGATTGCATCTGAGCTTCTAAAGTGTGGGTCTCTCCTTTCCTTTTTCgagtgttctactctgctagccagcacctcgcctaaacaggtgtgtgcTTCTATCGCCTCCAGGTCTCTGTAAGTCATTGATataatatgtctctgtctgtttataagtcatggatataatatgtctctctctgtttataagtcatggatataatatgtctctgtctgtaagtcattgatataatatgtctctgtctgtttataagtcatggatataatatatctctgtctgtttataagtcatggatataatatgtctctgtctgtttgtaagtcatggatataatatgtctctctgtaagtcatggatataatatgtctctgtttataagtcatggatataatatgtctctctctgtctaagtcatggatataatatgtctctctctgtaagtcatggatataatatgtctctctctgtaagtcatggatataatatgtctctCTGTAAGTCATGGATACAATATGTCTCTGTTTGtaagtcatggatataatatgtctctGTTTATAAGTCATAGATATATGTCTCTTTCTGTTTATAAGTCATGGATataatgtctctctctgtttgtaagtcatggatataatatgtTTCTGTTTGTAACAACAATTCTTCTCTATCACTTCTCTTAAGTGGCTGTCCAACTTCTAAGCCCtggaacatttttacattttagtcatttagcagacgctcttatccagagcgacttacagtagtgaatacatacatttcattttcatttcatgcattttttttttgtactggccccccgtgggaatcgaacccacaatcctggcgttgcaaacaccatgctggcgttgcaaacaccatgctctaccacctgagccACAGGGAAACCTCAGTTGTCTTACATCATGACCGAACACAAAGTTTCTGGCAACGGGATTTCTCGTCACCGGTTCTGAATGTTGCTCTTGTGCTCTGTAAGACAAACCTACAATTATCTTTTAAACTTCCCAACATCATAATAGCCACATGGGCACATCCGGAAATATACCACAAATGTTGTTTATCAGGAAATTCTACCCGACATACATTTTCTTCCCGGTATGAGGATGAAGAAATACCCCTTGGTCATTATATTACAGTTCTCACAATGATCTGAGGGGAGGGTGGATAGGAAATGCTGAGGGGGAACATATTCATCTATTCCTAccaggctgtccctcaggtttctAGCATGTTTATCTGCTCCTACCAGACTGTCCCTCAGGTTTCTAGCATGTTTATCTGCTCCTACCAGGCTGTCCCTCAGATTTCTAGCATGTTTATCTGCTCCTAccaggctgtccctcaggttttTAGCATGTTTATCTGCTCCTAccaggctgtccctcaggtttctAGCATGTTTATCTGCTCCTAccaggctgtccctcaggtttctAACATGTTTATCTGCTCCTAcca includes:
- the LOC115179523 gene encoding zinc finger protein 585A-like yields the protein METVETSSTSRVQQQEDHRAKRSHHCPHCEEIFPFLSKLKIHLKIHPGENRYSYTDGGKNFTTSKALTVHQRVHTREKTYSCSDCVKCFTTSTWLKVHQRTHTGEKPYSCADCIKCFTTSAKLKVHQRTHTGEKPYFCSACGASFSLMCNLKRHERIHTEKLYSCSDCAASFSLLCKLKRHECIHTGEKPYSCSDCGKSFSRLGHLKTHEQKHTGEKPYSCSDCGKSFSLLGHLKIHQHIHTGEKPYSCSDCGKSFSRPGHLKTHEQKHTGEKPYSCSDCGKCFTTSTELKIHQRTHTGEKPYSCSECVKCFPTSTRLKVHQRTHTGEKPYICSDCAASFSLLCNLKRHESIHTGEKPYSCSDCAASFSLLCNLKRHERIHTGEKPYHCTDCKKRFYRLGHLKRHQCIHKGEKPHFSKTS